Proteins encoded in a region of the Zea mays cultivar B73 chromosome 4, Zm-B73-REFERENCE-NAM-5.0, whole genome shotgun sequence genome:
- the LOC103654227 gene encoding mitochondrial phosphate carrier protein 3, mitochondrial, producing MALSDRSRESLLPSFLYASSARSFAATGAAARLHASAPAPAAAGAGGAVPFSIQAPNEKIEMYSPAFYAACTVGGIASCGLTHMAVTPLDLVKCNMQIDPAKYKSISSGFGVLLKEQGARGFFRGWVPTLLGYSAQGACKFGFYEFFKKYYSDIAGPEYAQKYKTLIYLAGSASAEVIADVALCPFEAVKVRVQTQPGFARGLSDGLPKFVRSEGALGLYKGIVPLWGRQIPYTMMKFASFETIVELIYKHAVPVPKSECSKTTQLGISFAGGYIAGVFCAIVSHPADNLVSFLNNAKDATVGDAVKKLGLWGLFTRGLPLRIVMIGTLTGAQWGIYDAFKVMVGLPTTGGVTPAPAAKAELKASA from the exons ATGGCGCTCTCCGACCGCTCCCGCGAGTCGCTCCTCCCGAGCTTCCTCTACGCCTCCTCGGCGCGCTCCTTCGCCGCCAcaggcgccgccgcgcgcctccatGCCTCCGCCCCGGCGCCTGCCGCGGCTGGAGCAGGAGGCGCCGTGCCGTTCTCGATCCAGGCGCCCAACGAGAAGATCGAGATGTACTCGCCGGCCTTCTATGCCGCCTGCACCGTCGGAGGAATCGCCAGCTGCGGCCTCACCCACATGGCCGTCACGCCGCTCGACCTCGTCAAATGCAACATGCAG ATTGATCCAGCGAAATACAAGAGTATTTCATCTGGATTTGGTGTCCTATTAAAGGAGCAAGGGGCTAGGGGCTTTTTCAGAGGATGGGTTCCTACATTGCTTGGTTACAGTGCTCAGGGGGCTTGCAAGTTTGGCTTCTATGAGTTCTTTAAAAAGTATTACTCAGACATTGCAGGGCCTGAGTATGCTCAGAAGTACAAGACTCTAATCTACCTCGCAGGATCCGCATCTGCTGAGGTAATTGCTGATGTGGCTCTCTGTCCTTTTGAAGCTGTGAAGGTACGTGTGCAGACACAACCTGGATTTGCTCGTGGATTGAGTGACGGTCTTCCCAAATTTGTCCGATCTGAGGGTGCTCTTGG GCTTTACAAGGGAATTGTTCCTCTCTGGGGTCGTCAGATTCCTT ATACCATGATGAAGTTTGCTTCCTTTGAGACCATCGTTGAGCTTATATACAAGCACGCTGTGCCTGTTCCGAAGTCTGAGTGCAGCAAGACTACCCAGTTGGGTATTAGTTTTGCTGGTGGTTACATTGCTGGTGTCTTCTGTGCTATTGTTTCTCACCCGGCCGATAACCTTGTGTCTTTCCTGAACAATGCCAAGGATGCTACTGTTGGCGAT GCTGTTAAGAAGCTTGGTCTCTGGGGTCTTTTCACTAGAGGGCTGCCTCTTCGTATCGTCATGATTGGTACCCTTACTGGTGCTCAGTGGGGAATTTACGATGCTTTCAAAGTGATGGTTGGACT CCCAACAACGGGAGGTGTTACACCTGCCCCGGCAGCGAAGGCTGAACTGAAAGCCAGTGCTTGA
- the LOC100280295 gene encoding putative endo-1,4-beta-mannosidase family protein precursor, with the protein MAKSRREISFGLAVVLSLTAAALVRTGHGADAAFARASGTRFTIGGRPFYSNGFNAYWLMYMASDPADRSKATAALDEAARLGATLVRTWAFSDGGYRALQVSPGVYDEEVFRGLDYVISEAKKRGIHLILSLVNNWDGYGGKKQYVQWARTQGHSLNSDDDFFTDSVTKGFYKNHVKAVLTRVNKMTGVAYKDEPAIFAWELMNEPRCQSDLSGKTLQAWITEMASYVKSVDPNHTVEIGLEGFYGDRVHARPQAPVQPGRVHRRHRLHLQQPDPRRRLRHDPLLPRPMGARRERRRAGGVHAAVDGVARRRRRGGAAEAAAGGGVRLVRALQQLHGVHAGRLLPHGVRGDLRVGESGRAARGGPLLAGHGARDGELDRRLRRRARP; encoded by the exons ATGGCGAAGAGCAGACGGGAGATCTCGTTTGGTTTGGCCGTCGTCCTGTCCCTAACGGCCGCCGCACTCGTGCGAACCGGACACGGCGCCGACGCCGCCTTCGCGAGGGCGAGCGGGACACGTTTCACGATCGGTGGGCGGCCGTTCTACTCGAACGGCTTCAACGCGTACTGGCTCATGTACATGGCGTCGGACCCGGCCGACCGGAGCAAGGCGACGGCCGCGCTGGACGAGGCGGCCCGCCTCGGCGCCACGCTCGTGCGGACGTGGGCGTTCAGCGACGGCGGCTACCGCGCGCTGCAGGTGTCGCCCGGGGTGTACGACGAGGAGGTGTTCAGG GGTCTAGACTATGTGATATCCGAAGCAAAGAAGCGCGGGATCCATTTGATCCTGAGCCTGGTGAACAACTGGGACGGGTACGGCGGGAAGAAGCAGTACGTGCAGTGGGCAAGAACCCAGGGGCACAGCCTGAATTCTGATGACGACTTCTTCACCGACAGCGTGACCAAAGGGTTCTACAAGAACCATGTCAAG GCAGTCCTCACGAGAGTGAACAAGATGACGGGAGTGGCGTACAAGGACGAGCCTGCCATCTTCGCGTGGGAGCTCATGAACGAGCCTCGCTGCCAGAGCGACCTCTCCGGGAAGACGCTGCAGGCCTGGATCACGGAGATGGCCAGCTACGTCAAGTCCGTGGATCCCAACCACACGGTAGAGATCGGGCTCGAGGGCTTCTACGGCGATCGAGTCCACGCCCGACCGCAAGCGCCAGTTCAACCCGGGAGGGTACACCGTCGGCACCGACTTCATCTCCAACAACCTGATCCCCGGCGTCGACTTCGCCACGATCCACTCCTACCCCGACCAATG GGTGCCCGGCGCGAGCGACGGCGCGCAGGTGGCGTTCATGCGGCGGTGGATGGCGTCGCACGCCGGCGACGCCGCGGCGGTGCTGCGGAAGCCGCTGCTGGTGGCGGAGTTCGGCTGGTCCGCGCGCTCCAACAGCTACACGGTGTCCATGCGGGACGCCTACTTCCGCATGGTGTACGAGGCGATCTACGCGTCGGCGAGAGCGGGAGGGCCGCTCGCGGGGGGCCTCTTCTGGCAGGTCATGGTGCCCGGGATGGAGAGCTGGACCGACGGCTACGACGTCGTGCTCGACCGTAG